The nucleotide window CAAATGAGAGGCTTCGTAAGGCTGTTTGCATTCGTCGCCACCGATTCGAACACGCGGTTCGACCTTAAGTGGCGTGAGTGGAGCGAGCGAATGATTCATCCACTCATGACCCACCCAGTAGACATCGCGTTGGGTGCCGAAAGGATGCGTTTGCAGCTCCCCTTTGGCGCGTTGATAGACGATGGAACGTAGTTCTCGATTGTAAGGTCGCCCTTGCCAGTTGGTTTCAACAAAGTATTGCTGAATTTCTGGGCGAAACGATTCGAGCCAATAACGAAAATGGCCAACAACAGGATAGTTGCGCAAAAGCGATCGTTTTTTTTGGACAACGTCGTAGATCCCTACCAGTGCAATGGGAAGTAAAAAGACCAGCATCCATCGTGCACCCTCAAACAGTGTTGCCAGTAACAGCAAAGGGAGCAGCAGAAATCCTACCAGTACCCAAAACAATCGTCGGGCTACAAAAGGTTTGCTCATGGCAATGAAGCTCTCATATTTATTTTTGGCAAAGCAAGATAAAAGTTCTGAAGCCAAACGCTGAAGCTGTGGTATGCACCCGCCTTACAAAAATGGCAGAGCGGTTGAACGAAGCACAGAGCGAAGCTGTACACCATCGGGGAGGTCCGTTGTTGGTGTTGGCGGGTGCTGGCAGTGGAAAGACGCGAGTGATTACCGAACGAATCGCCAGTCTTGTGCAGAGTGGCATTCCGCCCAAAGCGATTTTGGCGGTGAGTTTTACCAACAAAGCTGCCGGTGAAATGGCAGAGCGTCTTTGCGCTCTTATGCCGCCAAAACGTGCATCCGAGGTGTGGCTTTCGACCTTTCACAGTTTTGGCGTGCGTTTTATTCGCGAAGAAGCCGCCGAGTTTGGTTTTGCCGGCCGCTTTGTGATTTTGGATCAAGGCGACGCTCAGGGTCTTTTGCGAGAAATTGCCCATGGCATTCATCATCGTAAACTCGATATTTCGGCCATTATGGCGCGAATCTCGACGTGGAAGAATCACTTTTATGCGCCAGACGATGTGGTCGAGGGAAACACCGAATACGATACGGTGGCTAAAGAAGTGTATGGCGAATATGCCAGGACATTAAGGCGCATGCATGCGGTTGATTTCGATGATTTAGTGGTTGGTCCTGCGATGCTGTTGCGAAATAAGCCTGAGGTGCGAAAGCGTTGGGCGAAACGCTTTGCGCATATCTTGGTGGACGAGTTTCAGGACACAAACCGTGCGCAGCTCGAACTCGCAAAGCTTTTGTGTTCAACGCCCGCTAATATTTGTGCAGTGGGTGATGACGATCAGTCCATTTACGCGTGGCGAGGCGCGGATATCGAAAATATTTTGGATTTTGAGCAGCATTTTCCAGGAACAACCGTTGTAAAGCTAGAAAACAACTACCGAAGCACCGCTCCTATTTTGGATGTCGCCAATGCGGTGATTGCTGCTGCAAAACGTAAACGACACCCAAAGCAACTGAAGGCAACGAAGCGCGCTGGCAGGCCTGTTCGCTCAACCGTGCTTGAAGACAATGCCAAAGAAGCGGCGTTTGTTCGTATGGAGATAAGGCGGCTGAGGAAAAACGGAACTCAGCCTCG belongs to Myxococcales bacterium and includes:
- a CDS encoding exodeoxyribonuclease V subunit gamma, which gives rise to MNEAQSEAVHHRGGPLLVLAGAGSGKTRVITERIASLVQSGIPPKAILAVSFTNKAAGEMAERLCALMPPKRASEVWLSTFHSFGVRFIREEAAEFGFAGRFVILDQGDAQGLLREIAHGIHHRKLDISAIMARISTWKNHFYAPDDVVEGNTEYDTVAKEVYGEYARTLRRMHAVDFDDLVVGPAMLLRNKPEVRKRWAKRFAHILVDEFQDTNRAQLELAKLLCSTPANICAVGDDDQSIYAWRGADIENILDFEQHFPGTTVVKLENNYRSTAPILDVANAVIAAAKRKRHPKQLKATKRAGRPVRSTVLEDNAKEAAFVRMEIRRLRKNGTQPRDIAVLYRSNLQARLIEEELRSDGQPYRMLGGTQFFERKEVKDAIAYLRAALNPFDELAFRRILNYPPRGIGDSSLGKLEYLAQQASVPLRKALGPFSELKDLPHAARQGAAHLHQQLTHAAKYLRANQNLAEQTRSFLEQVGLSRKFLDGQDAAQDKRGRYANIDSFLESLARHEKRGEQSKSSLDDLLQRLTLRDTDTEEDKGNKVTLSTLHAAKGLEFPCVFLIGCNEGTLPHSRTLDPKVTDMAGADIEEERRLFYVGITRAERDLYLTRIKQRSMRGRTQLLAPSRFMHDIPEKLLENYEAPETQVPDYDEVQDMIADILKQVSGATPSELS